DNA from Thermococcus argininiproducens:
AAGAGATACCTAAGAGCATATAAAAACAATATAGACAAAGCAGTAGAATTTCTAAGATAATTTTGTTTCCTCTATAATTTTTGAGGTGGTATTATGCAATGTCCATTTTGCAATCCATCACGAGAAGTGTTACTCTATGAAGATGAAAGGATTAGAATCCTTATTGACTCATATCCAGCAAGCAGAGGGCACTTGCTTGTAGTCCCCATAAAACATGTAGAACGGATAGAGGAATTAGAAGAGGATGAAAAACTTGCTCTTTTAAACGGCATTGAAATCTCGATTAAAAAACTTAAAGAAGCTTTAAAACCGGATGGATTTAACATAGGGATAAATCTTGGAGAAGCTGCAGGACAGACAGTTTCTCATCTCCATATACACGTTATTCCTCGATATAAGGGAGATAGCACCTTTCCCAGAGGAGGCATACGAAAGGCTGTTCTTAATGTTGAGGACGAAAACTTAAGTCTTAAGGAAAAATGGATAAAGAACAGACTAAAAGAAGACGAAAAGAAGAAACTGGTGGAATTATTCCGCAATATCTAAAAGCTCAGCCTTTTGAAATTCTAGGATTTTCTTTGGACTGAGCTTACTTAATCTATCTATCCTCCCTCCCCCTCCAATTACAAATTCTTTCCCAAGAACTTTCTCATCCATTATTGTTCTTATGGGAACTCCTACTGGTGGAACTTCACCAACTTTATATCCCGTAATCATCTCGACTTCTTTGGCTTTTGCCATTCTAACGTTCCCAAAGACCTTTTTCAATTTTTCAATGCTTGCCTTTGATTTTCCATCCACTATAACAAGGATAGGTTCACTTTCATTTACTATAAAAACCAGAGATTTAATTATCTGATCTGGTTGAACACCAAGAAGTTTCACAACTTGCTTTACACTCTTAACCTCTCCTTTCGGTTCTATTATCTCCCCTCCAAGCTCTTTAACTATTTCTTCAATTCTTATTTCTTTTACAGGATATTTTTCTTCATTCTTCTTCAACTTTTCTTCTACTGCCTTATCTAGATCTATTCCCAGTTCATGAGCTAAGATAACAAGGTAGATTATTATATCCGCCATCTCCTCTTCAATCTTTTCCTGTACTTCCTTATTTTGGATCTTTTCAAAGATTTCATCGTTCGTTTCCCACTGGAAATGCTCCAAAAGTTCCCCAAGTTCGATTGCTAATGAGATTGCAAGGTTCTTTGGGGTATGATATTTTCTCCAGAGTCTTTCATCCCTGAACTTAATTACTTTTTCTTCAATTCCCTTAAAATTCATGTATCCTCATCTCCCGCATAACCTTCAAGTATTCTAGAAGCTCTTTCAATTCTTCTTTTGAGAATTTCTCCTCC
Protein-coding regions in this window:
- a CDS encoding HIT family protein, producing the protein MQCPFCNPSREVLLYEDERIRILIDSYPASRGHLLVVPIKHVERIEELEEDEKLALLNGIEISIKKLKEALKPDGFNIGINLGEAAGQTVSHLHIHVIPRYKGDSTFPRGGIRKAVLNVEDENLSLKEKWIKNRLKEDEKKKLVELFRNI
- a CDS encoding YbaK/EbsC family protein, with the protein product MNFKGIEEKVIKFRDERLWRKYHTPKNLAISLAIELGELLEHFQWETNDEIFEKIQNKEVQEKIEEEMADIIIYLVILAHELGIDLDKAVEEKLKKNEEKYPVKEIRIEEIVKELGGEIIEPKGEVKSVKQVVKLLGVQPDQIIKSLVFIVNESEPILVIVDGKSKASIEKLKKVFGNVRMAKAKEVEMITGYKVGEVPPVGVPIRTIMDEKVLGKEFVIGGGGRIDRLSKLSPKKILEFQKAELLDIAE